In Janthinobacterium rivuli, a single genomic region encodes these proteins:
- a CDS encoding cache domain-containing protein: MKLRQKVIFLAITPLILALCAIAFAVRHQAITLAEQQRATIQQAYLASKEAELKHYVTLASHSIASLYQSGRKDDATQEEAKRILSALSYGDDGYFFIYDLQGKSLMHPRQPELVGQNLWQLRDAEGNLTIQRLMQRAKSGGGFERYNWIKPSSNKSAPKLGYVILMPEWGWMMGTGIYMDDVDQALAKVDAQQSRNIRSTMELIAAIAILGSLLVAACGLVLNLRELRVADAKLKVLAQRVVESQEEERARLSRDLHDGISQWLVSIKLQIEAGIARLGGNAEQKDKAPATFERAAEQLNKVLGEVRRISHNLRPAILDDLGLAAALDHLVHEFNDSSSAQASFTASPAAAGEGLPDMVNTVLFRIAQEALTNCERHAHARGVEVSLLEAGKAVELRIQDNGGGFDFDGIALHPQRGIGLRNMTERMEAIGGSLRITSSPAGTVVLARLELSSTLK, from the coding sequence ATGAAACTCAGACAGAAAGTCATCTTCCTGGCCATCACGCCGCTCATCCTCGCCCTGTGCGCGATTGCGTTTGCCGTGCGGCATCAGGCGATTACCCTGGCCGAGCAGCAGCGCGCCACCATCCAGCAAGCGTACTTGGCCAGCAAGGAAGCCGAGCTCAAGCATTACGTGACCCTGGCCAGCCATTCCATCGCCTCCCTGTACCAGTCGGGGCGCAAGGATGACGCCACGCAAGAGGAGGCCAAGCGCATCCTGTCGGCCCTCAGTTATGGCGACGATGGCTATTTCTTCATCTATGATTTACAGGGCAAGTCGCTGATGCATCCGCGCCAGCCCGAGCTGGTAGGGCAGAATCTGTGGCAATTGCGCGACGCCGAGGGCAATCTGACCATCCAGCGCCTGATGCAGCGGGCCAAGAGCGGCGGCGGTTTCGAACGCTACAACTGGATCAAGCCGTCGAGCAACAAGTCCGCGCCCAAGCTCGGCTATGTGATCCTGATGCCGGAATGGGGCTGGATGATGGGTACCGGCATTTATATGGATGACGTGGACCAGGCGCTGGCCAAGGTCGACGCCCAGCAGTCGCGCAATATCCGCTCGACCATGGAACTGATCGCCGCCATCGCCATCCTCGGCTCCCTGCTGGTGGCCGCTTGCGGCCTCGTGCTGAACTTGCGCGAATTGCGCGTGGCCGACGCCAAGCTGAAAGTGCTGGCGCAGAGGGTGGTCGAATCGCAGGAAGAAGAGCGGGCGCGGCTGTCGCGCGACTTGCATGACGGCATCAGTCAGTGGCTGGTGTCGATCAAACTGCAGATCGAGGCGGGCATCGCGCGCCTGGGCGGCAATGCAGAACAGAAAGACAAGGCGCCCGCCACCTTCGAGCGTGCCGCCGAGCAACTGAACAAGGTGCTGGGCGAAGTGCGGCGCATTTCACACAACCTGCGCCCGGCCATTCTCGATGACCTGGGCCTGGCCGCCGCGCTCGATCACCTGGTGCATGAATTTAACGACAGCAGCAGCGCGCAAGCCAGTTTCACGGCCAGTCCGGCGGCGGCGGGCGAGGGCTTGCCCGATATGGTGAATACCGTGCTGTTCCGCATCGCCCAGGAAGCGCTGACCAATTGCGAGCGCCATGCCCACGCGCGCGGCGTGGAAGTGAGCTTGCTCGAAGCGGGCAAGGCCGTGGAATTGCGCATCCAGGATAATGGCGGCGGCTTCGATTTCGACGGCATCGCCCTGCATCCGCAGCGCGGCATCGGCCTGCGCAACATGACGGAACGCATGGAAGCCATCGGCGGCAGCCTGCGCATCACCTCGTCTCCGGCCGGCACCGTGGTGCTGGCGCGGCTTGAGCTTTCCTCCACATTAAAATAG
- a CDS encoding response regulator transcription factor, whose protein sequence is MTEKINILLVDDHPLVRDGLRARLEAVAHFDVVAEAGGADEALAQARLHQVDLVLMDINMRGINGIEATALFKQAFPQIAVLILSMHDKLEYVSQAIAAGARGYVLKDAPGKDIVFAIETVMSGGIYYSAALARQLSRPQVHDSFLTTREQQVLQHIAAGQSNKQIARALDLSVRTVETHRLNIKRKLGIEGQAELIKYAVEHAHGGSA, encoded by the coding sequence ATGACCGAGAAGATCAACATCCTGCTGGTGGACGACCACCCCCTCGTGCGCGACGGCTTGCGTGCGCGCCTGGAAGCGGTGGCGCATTTCGACGTGGTGGCCGAGGCGGGCGGGGCCGACGAGGCGCTGGCACAGGCGCGTCTCCACCAGGTCGACCTCGTGTTGATGGATATCAATATGCGCGGCATCAACGGCATCGAAGCGACGGCGCTGTTCAAGCAGGCGTTTCCGCAGATCGCCGTGCTGATCCTGTCCATGCACGACAAGCTCGAATATGTGTCGCAAGCCATCGCCGCCGGCGCGCGCGGCTATGTGCTCAAAGATGCTCCTGGGAAAGATATCGTCTTCGCCATCGAGACGGTGATGTCCGGCGGTATCTATTACAGCGCGGCCCTGGCGCGGCAGCTGTCGCGTCCGCAAGTGCACGACTCCTTCCTCACCACGCGCGAGCAGCAAGTGCTGCAGCACATCGCGGCGGGCCAGTCGAACAAGCAGATCGCCCGCGCGCTGGACCTGAGCGTGCGCACGGTGGAGACGCACCGGCTGAACATCAAGCGCAAGCTCGGCATCGAAGGGCAGGCCGAATTGATCAAATATGCGGTCGAGCACGCGCATGGCGGCAGCGCCTGA
- a CDS encoding EAL and HDOD domain-containing protein, with translation MANAHNEWVAVTLHGPQAWTAPLLAALAAADAYAFLAPLDCIIPLADPHGVDEAVLAQLAPQRTIFRLPAHLAGDKQLQKKCQQWRDAGYRILLDGAEAGPVTAAQVDARALSFDASGPRPALHQLLPLAGPHLAYNIADAGQFAALQELGVSWFAGDYALHHARQQSEPEDATSRRRLLALLGLLARDADAHELEVPLKQDPSLSYHLLKLVNSAAFGFTAPISSFSQAITLLGRRQLQRWLQLLLYARQQDDGKIHALLPLAAVRAAQMEALCQLRGGDRDAQDLAFMAGVFSLLDVLLGMPMDEIIATLNLAPAVSAALLERNGELGTLLALVESATPPPEGLRRAGIDGETYWRSLLQAYQWAIQVSRNL, from the coding sequence GTGGCCAATGCTCATAACGAGTGGGTCGCTGTCACCCTGCATGGTCCGCAGGCCTGGACGGCGCCGCTGCTGGCGGCGCTGGCCGCCGCCGATGCGTATGCCTTCCTGGCGCCGCTCGACTGCATCATTCCCCTGGCCGACCCGCATGGCGTGGACGAGGCCGTGCTGGCGCAACTGGCGCCGCAACGCACCATCTTCCGTTTGCCGGCCCATCTTGCCGGCGACAAGCAACTCCAGAAAAAATGCCAGCAATGGCGCGACGCCGGCTACCGCATCCTTCTCGATGGGGCCGAAGCCGGTCCCGTGACGGCGGCGCAAGTTGACGCGCGCGCGCTGAGCTTTGATGCGTCTGGCCCACGCCCGGCCCTGCACCAGTTGCTGCCCCTGGCGGGGCCGCACCTCGCCTACAACATCGCCGACGCGGGGCAGTTTGCTGCCTTGCAAGAACTTGGCGTCAGCTGGTTTGCCGGCGATTACGCCCTGCACCATGCGCGCCAGCAAAGCGAGCCGGAAGACGCCACGTCGCGGCGCCGCCTGCTGGCGCTGCTGGGCTTGCTGGCCCGCGATGCCGATGCGCACGAGCTGGAAGTGCCGCTCAAGCAAGACCCATCGCTCAGCTATCATTTATTGAAACTGGTCAATTCAGCCGCCTTTGGTTTCACGGCGCCGATTAGCAGCTTCAGCCAGGCCATCACCTTGCTGGGCCGGCGCCAGCTGCAGCGCTGGCTGCAACTGCTGCTGTATGCGCGGCAACAGGACGACGGCAAGATCCACGCGCTGCTGCCGCTGGCGGCCGTGCGCGCGGCGCAGATGGAAGCGCTGTGCCAGCTGCGCGGCGGCGACCGCGACGCGCAAGACCTGGCCTTCATGGCGGGCGTGTTCTCGCTGCTCGACGTCCTGCTGGGTATGCCGATGGACGAGATCATCGCCACCCTGAACCTGGCGCCCGCAGTGAGCGCCGCCTTGCTCGAACGCAATGGCGAGCTGGGCACCTTGCTGGCGCTGGTCGAAAGCGCCACGCCGCCGCCCGAAGGCTTGCGCCGCGCCGGCATCGATGGAGAAACCTATTGGCGCAGCCTGCTGCAGGCCTACCAATGGGCCATCCAGGTCAGCCGGAACCTCTAG
- a CDS encoding putative bifunctional diguanylate cyclase/phosphodiesterase produces MTLFPVSDFLGDSAALCDAVVRLRGPALVTELGRIASAVMVSPHGQFLPAASTDGGAPPAPFPRDTPALLQEISFDGHCFGHYSVAGRSVYSDADRRHLASLASLTAGVLQVHSLAQRSTHAYAQVEALLAQQTQILDQLHESVLTMDLTGYITSWNKGAERLFGYTSVEAVGRNILFLYDDEDTGFHDAFLEQGGRLMEVRRRKKSGEIFWASLSLSPLQDLDDKPIGLIAYLTDITERKLAEERLHHLAYYDPLTSLPNRTLLAKLVDQALSVAQRSKMLGCVLFIDLNRFKLINDTLGRRIGDELLRQVSLRFRHALRDQDLVARLGGDEFAVGLFDIGQHFEASMVAQKLLASLVEPFLIEGHDLRVGASIGISVYPQDGQDAETLLRLADIAMYRAKQDSGGEAESVAFYSQDMNLGMQARMRLETGLCQALSEQQLLLHYQPKYALGSGRIIGAEALVRWHHPQHGMIPPAEFIPLAESTGLVVQVGEWVLEAACAQAQAWKLAGLPPIRLAVNVSAREFTAALPARVAATLSRYGLEAAWLELEITESTLMHNIERVIGIMDRITALGVALSLDDFGTGYSSLSYLKRFPIDTLKIDRSFTTGIPTDASDCAIASTIISIAQQLHHKVIAEGVETTEQLAFLKSSGCDEVQGYLFSRPLPAVEFEKALRENWGL; encoded by the coding sequence ATGACCCTGTTTCCGGTGTCGGATTTCCTTGGTGACAGCGCCGCCCTGTGCGACGCCGTCGTGCGTTTGCGCGGCCCCGCGCTGGTCACTGAGCTGGGCCGTATCGCCAGCGCCGTGATGGTCAGTCCGCATGGCCAGTTCCTGCCCGCGGCCAGCACCGATGGCGGCGCTCCGCCCGCGCCTTTCCCCCGCGATACGCCTGCCTTGCTGCAGGAAATCAGTTTCGATGGCCATTGCTTCGGCCATTACAGCGTGGCGGGACGCAGTGTGTACAGCGACGCCGACCGTCGCCACCTGGCCAGCCTGGCATCGCTGACGGCTGGCGTCTTGCAAGTGCATTCGCTGGCGCAACGTTCCACGCACGCCTACGCGCAAGTGGAAGCCTTGCTGGCGCAGCAGACGCAAATCCTCGACCAGTTGCACGAATCCGTGCTGACGATGGATTTGACCGGTTACATCACCAGCTGGAACAAGGGCGCCGAGCGTCTGTTCGGCTACACCTCGGTGGAAGCCGTAGGGCGCAACATCCTGTTCCTGTACGACGACGAAGACACAGGTTTCCACGACGCCTTCCTGGAGCAGGGAGGGCGCCTGATGGAGGTGCGCCGCCGAAAGAAGTCGGGCGAGATCTTCTGGGCCAGCCTGTCCCTGTCTCCGCTGCAAGACCTGGACGACAAGCCCATCGGACTCATCGCCTACCTGACGGACATCACCGAGCGCAAGCTGGCCGAAGAGCGCTTGCACCACCTGGCCTATTACGACCCGCTGACCAGCCTGCCCAACCGCACCTTGCTGGCCAAGCTGGTCGACCAGGCACTCTCCGTGGCACAGCGCAGCAAGATGCTCGGCTGCGTGCTGTTCATCGACCTGAACCGTTTTAAACTGATCAACGACACCCTGGGCCGGCGCATCGGCGACGAACTGCTGCGGCAAGTGTCGCTGCGTTTCCGCCATGCCTTGCGCGACCAGGACTTGGTGGCGCGCCTGGGCGGCGACGAGTTTGCCGTCGGCCTGTTCGACATCGGCCAGCATTTCGAGGCCAGCATGGTGGCGCAAAAGCTGCTGGCCTCGCTGGTGGAGCCGTTCCTGATCGAAGGCCACGACTTGCGCGTGGGCGCCAGCATCGGCATCAGTGTCTACCCGCAAGACGGGCAGGACGCGGAAACCCTGCTGCGCCTGGCCGACATCGCCATGTACCGTGCCAAGCAAGACAGCGGCGGCGAAGCGGAAAGTGTGGCCTTCTACAGCCAGGACATGAACCTGGGCATGCAGGCGCGCATGCGCCTGGAAACCGGCTTGTGCCAGGCTTTATCCGAGCAGCAACTGCTGCTGCACTACCAGCCGAAATACGCGCTGGGCAGCGGCCGCATCATCGGCGCCGAAGCGCTGGTGCGCTGGCACCACCCGCAGCACGGCATGATCCCGCCGGCCGAATTCATCCCCCTGGCCGAATCGACGGGCCTGGTGGTGCAAGTGGGAGAATGGGTGCTGGAAGCGGCCTGCGCCCAGGCGCAAGCGTGGAAACTGGCCGGCCTGCCGCCGATCCGCCTGGCCGTCAACGTCTCCGCCCGCGAATTCACGGCAGCCTTGCCCGCCAGAGTGGCGGCGACCCTGTCCCGCTACGGCCTGGAAGCGGCCTGGCTGGAGCTGGAGATCACGGAAAGTACCCTGATGCACAACATCGAGAGAGTCATCGGCATCATGGACCGCATCACGGCCCTGGGCGTGGCGCTGTCCTTGGACGATTTCGGCACCGGCTATTCGAGTCTGTCTTATTTGAAACGCTTCCCCATCGACACGTTAAAGATCGACAGGTCCTTCACCACCGGCATCCCGACCGACGCCAGCGACTGCGCCATCGCCAGCACCATCATCAGCATCGCCCAGCAGCTGCACCATAAAGTGATCGCGGAAGGCGTGGAAACGACCGAGCAGCTGGCCTTCCTGAAGAGTTCGGGCTGCGACGAAGTGCAAGGCTATCTGTTCTCGCGCCCCTTGCCAGCGGTGGAGTTCGAGAAGGCGCTGCGGGAAAACTGGGGCCTGTAA
- a CDS encoding tyrosine-type recombinase/integrase encodes MAINTLTDTDCRRATPNDGKLRKLFDGHGLMLAVLPSGNKIWRMAYRNDQGKQQTAVIGPYPLIGLKEARDRRDALRLKLLDGEDLKSKRKTSASIVLDAAIDTYWQGRTDISAGYKANALRALAMYVSPTLGAKTVREITKEDLMDALRPMDAAGLSVYVRRVRMWVGQVLDWSVQHGHCEENPASNINSKVAFSRKPREGFAALALAEVHPFMERLALEDEIQSVLACKLLALTWTRTDELRRMTWAEVEGDVWRIPGKRMKKGREHLVPLSSQALELLAEMKLRSRGSIYVFPNDRGGSRPMSENSILYLIHRIGFKGKMTGHGWRKVGSTWANEHEYNSDHVEVQLAHKDGGVRGVYNSAEYLKQRRVMLQAFADWLLK; translated from the coding sequence ATGGCCATCAATACGCTTACCGATACAGACTGCCGTCGTGCAACGCCGAATGACGGCAAGCTGCGCAAGCTCTTCGATGGCCACGGCCTGATGCTGGCCGTCCTGCCGAGCGGCAACAAGATTTGGCGCATGGCCTATCGTAACGACCAGGGCAAGCAGCAAACTGCCGTGATTGGCCCGTATCCCCTGATCGGCCTCAAGGAGGCCCGTGACCGGCGCGACGCCTTGCGTTTGAAACTGCTGGATGGGGAGGATCTCAAGTCCAAGCGCAAAACGAGCGCGTCCATAGTCCTTGATGCCGCAATCGATACCTACTGGCAAGGGCGCACGGACATCAGCGCCGGCTATAAGGCAAATGCACTGCGCGCGCTGGCCATGTACGTTTCGCCGACGCTGGGCGCGAAAACTGTGCGTGAAATTACCAAGGAAGATCTGATGGACGCGCTGCGCCCGATGGATGCCGCCGGCCTGTCCGTGTACGTCCGGCGCGTGCGCATGTGGGTGGGCCAGGTGCTCGACTGGTCCGTTCAGCATGGCCACTGCGAAGAGAACCCCGCATCGAACATCAACTCGAAGGTCGCCTTTTCCCGCAAGCCGCGCGAAGGGTTTGCCGCCTTGGCATTGGCCGAGGTGCATCCGTTCATGGAGCGCCTGGCCCTTGAAGATGAAATTCAGTCTGTGCTGGCCTGTAAGCTGCTGGCGTTGACGTGGACGCGCACGGACGAGCTGCGGCGCATGACCTGGGCGGAAGTGGAGGGTGATGTCTGGCGGATACCGGGCAAGCGCATGAAGAAGGGCCGTGAGCATCTGGTGCCGCTGTCATCCCAGGCGCTGGAACTGCTGGCTGAAATGAAGCTGCGTTCGCGGGGTAGCATCTACGTTTTCCCGAATGACCGGGGCGGTAGCCGCCCCATGAGTGAAAACTCGATTCTGTACCTCATTCACCGTATCGGCTTCAAAGGCAAGATGACGGGCCACGGCTGGCGCAAGGTCGGTTCCACCTGGGCCAACGAGCACGAATACAACTCAGATCACGTCGAGGTGCAACTCGCGCACAAGGACGGCGGCGTGCGCGGGGTCTACAACTCCGCGGAGTACCTGAAGCAGCGCCGGGTCATGCTTCAGGCCTTCGCTGACTGGCTGTTAAAGTAG
- a CDS encoding DNA cytosine methyltransferase, translated as MSAFYNEIDPYAAAWLRNLIKAGHIAPGIVDERSIEDICPDELVDYTQCHFFAGVGVWSYALRRAGWNDSRRVWTGSCPCQPFSSAGGGAGFADERHLWPAFHHLIREHADGCRRKKLRPPVILGEQVASKDADTWLDLVQTDMEALGYAFGALAFPSASVGAPHIRDRIYWLGNASGAGLEGHTGNGGATGWKGSGGSVTQASVLVRLADANPHGLGAHAKPELHHAQHNAQSCGTVFGLANAQHAGRDRQEGTSAQPRSDQSDEWLSDRDGAIDEQLRGPTNGIWRDADWLHCRDGKWRPVEPGTFPLADGATARVGRLRAYGNAINAEQARIFIESVMEVT; from the coding sequence GTGAGTGCTTTTTACAATGAAATTGACCCATACGCAGCCGCATGGCTGCGCAACCTGATAAAGGCCGGCCACATAGCGCCGGGAATTGTGGATGAACGATCGATCGAAGATATTTGTCCCGACGAGCTCGTCGACTACACGCAATGCCACTTTTTCGCTGGCGTTGGAGTTTGGTCCTATGCTCTTCGTCGCGCAGGATGGAACGATTCGCGACGAGTCTGGACAGGCTCGTGCCCGTGCCAGCCTTTCAGCTCGGCAGGCGGCGGCGCTGGGTTCGCTGACGAGCGGCACCTGTGGCCAGCATTCCACCACCTTATCCGCGAACACGCTGACGGGTGTCGCCGGAAGAAGCTCCGGCCTCCAGTCATCCTTGGAGAGCAAGTTGCGAGCAAGGACGCAGATACTTGGCTCGACCTTGTACAAACTGACATGGAAGCCTTGGGCTATGCCTTCGGGGCGCTTGCGTTCCCGTCTGCGAGCGTCGGTGCTCCGCATATCCGGGACCGCATCTACTGGCTGGGTAACGCCAGCGGCGCGGGACTGGAAGGACACACCGGGAATGGTGGCGCAACGGGATGGAAAGGATCGGGTGGATCAGTTACCCAGGCAAGCGTACTTGTGCGGCTGGCCGACGCCAACCCGCACGGACTCGGTGCGCACGCCAAGCCAGAGCTTCACCACGCACAACATAACGCTCAATCATGCGGCACTGTTTTCGGGCTGGCCAACGCCCAACACGCTGGACGTGATCGACAGGAAGGGACTTCGGCCCAGCCGCGCAGCGACCAATCGGACGAGTGGCTATCTGACAGAGATGGTGCCATTGACGAGCAACTGCGCGGCCCGACTAACGGCATATGGAGAGATGCTGACTGGCTGCATTGCAGGGATGGCAAGTGGCGGCCAGTTGAACCCGGCACATTCCCGCTGGCTGATGGGGCTACCGCCCGAGTGGGACGCCTGCGCGCCTACGGCAACGCGATCAACGCGGAACAGGCGCGCATCTTTATCGAGTCGGTAATGGAGGTGACATGA
- a CDS encoding replication endonuclease → MQSKQILLPDAQRHEAFLRSAQFAPELARIPFKWRNRVITAAMAKMAWSSWYKVYESVATSFVREFAEQYVPAGVDLSQSDADIVATAERAAAGVTKMLWMAVSDTHALQIMEDECASYGIELPEFDALTDTIARLVDAHWWRRQLRKRVKRAFEAGNIRLGYVNYRGEPYASNDAVLSRLAQNRRNAAALAATLVQNENGQQFSIAELAEKTTANKAIRRGELMLRINGFEQIARECGDQGIFITWTCPSRFHAMQHSGKANDKFDGSTPREANAYLGKMTSLCRSALARRGIGLYGFRIAEPHHDGCPHWHLLLFVRPTAKYKTAHLQDVAGRAIRIMKRYAWRVDRGEPGAFARRLDVKRIDWAKGSAAGYIAKYVAKNIDGVADHKTKEGYVVTADTEGDVELTPSARVESWAACWGIRQFQQWGGAPVTVWRELRRIEESMLNEAPAAMRRAWDAVQKIDCEKRACWAEYLRAQGGALVPRKELVVTLAKDEKTVIGRYGETLRTTPYGVRCSDLIGVVFKSVRHTWTPVQATGGRGVAVGVAVPRTRVNNCTHPDRPAPATPSAAPVPDLPDEAKTAVIAAWAAVNACPYPRLIVPDTPPHEGNGT, encoded by the coding sequence ATGCAATCTAAACAAATCCTGCTGCCTGACGCCCAGCGTCACGAAGCCTTTTTACGATCCGCGCAATTCGCACCCGAGCTGGCCCGTATCCCGTTCAAGTGGCGCAACCGCGTCATCACGGCCGCAATGGCAAAAATGGCCTGGTCGTCCTGGTACAAAGTCTATGAATCCGTCGCCACCAGCTTTGTGCGCGAGTTCGCCGAACAGTACGTGCCGGCCGGCGTCGACCTGTCGCAAAGCGACGCCGACATCGTGGCCACCGCCGAGCGCGCGGCGGCCGGCGTCACCAAAATGCTGTGGATGGCAGTATCCGACACGCACGCCCTGCAGATCATGGAAGACGAATGCGCCTCGTATGGCATCGAGCTGCCCGAGTTCGACGCGCTGACCGACACCATCGCCCGCTTGGTGGATGCGCACTGGTGGCGCCGGCAGTTGCGCAAGCGCGTCAAGCGCGCCTTCGAAGCCGGCAATATCCGCCTGGGCTATGTGAACTATCGCGGCGAACCCTACGCCAGCAACGATGCCGTGCTGTCGCGCCTGGCGCAAAACCGCCGCAACGCGGCAGCGCTGGCCGCTACTCTTGTGCAAAACGAGAACGGCCAGCAATTCAGCATCGCCGAGCTGGCCGAGAAGACCACCGCGAACAAGGCCATCCGGCGCGGCGAACTGATGCTGCGCATCAACGGCTTTGAGCAGATCGCCCGCGAGTGCGGCGACCAGGGTATTTTCATCACCTGGACGTGCCCATCGCGCTTCCACGCCATGCAGCACAGCGGCAAGGCAAACGACAAATTCGACGGCTCCACGCCGCGCGAGGCCAACGCCTACCTGGGCAAGATGACATCGCTGTGCCGCTCCGCACTCGCGCGCCGTGGTATCGGCCTGTACGGCTTTCGCATCGCCGAGCCGCATCACGATGGCTGTCCACATTGGCATCTGCTGCTGTTCGTGCGGCCCACCGCGAAATACAAGACGGCCCACCTGCAGGACGTGGCCGGCCGCGCCATCCGCATCATGAAGCGCTACGCCTGGCGCGTGGATCGTGGCGAACCGGGTGCCTTCGCGCGCCGCCTGGACGTCAAACGCATCGACTGGGCCAAGGGCAGCGCCGCCGGCTACATCGCCAAGTACGTGGCCAAGAACATCGACGGCGTGGCCGACCACAAGACGAAAGAAGGCTATGTCGTCACGGCCGACACCGAAGGCGATGTCGAGCTGACGCCATCGGCGCGCGTCGAGTCCTGGGCCGCGTGCTGGGGCATCCGTCAATTCCAGCAATGGGGCGGCGCGCCCGTCACCGTGTGGCGTGAACTGCGCCGCATCGAGGAAAGCATGCTCAACGAAGCCCCGGCCGCCATGCGCCGCGCCTGGGACGCCGTGCAAAAGATCGACTGCGAGAAGCGCGCCTGCTGGGCCGAGTACCTGCGCGCCCAAGGCGGCGCCCTGGTGCCGCGCAAGGAACTGGTCGTCACGCTGGCGAAGGATGAAAAAACCGTCATCGGCCGCTATGGCGAAACGCTGCGCACCACGCCCTACGGCGTGCGCTGCAGCGATCTGATTGGGGTGGTCTTCAAGTCCGTGCGCCATACGTGGACGCCGGTACAGGCCACAGGCGGGCGCGGGGTGGCTGTTGGGGTTGCCGTTCCTCGGACTCGTGTAAATAACTGTACGCACCCCGACCGCCCTGCCCCGGCCACGCCGTCGGCGGCGCCCGTGCCTGACCTACCCGACGAGGCAAAAACAGCCGTGATTGCAGCTTGGGCGGCCGTTAACGCCTGCCCGTATCCCCGGCTGATCGTCCCCGACACCCCACCCCATGAAGGAAATGGCACATGA
- a CDS encoding ogr/Delta-like zinc finger family protein: MRVIGLPCPHCEYTVRAVKSRMMSAMFKEITYMCQNPDCGHSFVAGLEVLRTLSLSAMPKPDIRIPMSQHARAAATSQLALDLTAGC; this comes from the coding sequence ATGAGAGTCATCGGCCTGCCCTGCCCGCATTGCGAATACACCGTCCGCGCCGTCAAGAGCCGCATGATGTCCGCCATGTTCAAGGAAATCACCTACATGTGCCAGAACCCCGACTGCGGGCACTCCTTCGTGGCTGGCCTGGAAGTCCTGCGCACCCTCTCGCTGTCCGCCATGCCCAAGCCGGATATCCGCATCCCGATGTCCCAACATGCGCGCGCGGCAGCCACCAGCCAGCTGGCCCTGGACCTGACTGCGGGCTGCTGA
- a CDS encoding ribbon-helix-helix protein, CopG family, which yields MKNLSKVGRITKGVTSQPLGVRLAPDEVKEIETLAAAQQRSRAWLLRLLILRGLADYKRELASKTTH from the coding sequence ATGAAAAACTTGTCAAAAGTCGGACGCATTACCAAAGGCGTCACCTCCCAGCCGCTTGGCGTTCGTTTGGCTCCTGACGAGGTAAAGGAAATCGAAACTCTTGCCGCAGCTCAACAGCGATCACGCGCATGGCTCCTTCGCCTCCTGATCTTGCGCGGCCTCGCAGACTACAAGCGCGAACTCGCATCCAAAACTACCCACTAA
- a CDS encoding helix-turn-helix domain-containing protein, whose amino-acid sequence MRSIGEILKEERQRLGMNQDDFAAVGGLKRRAQTLYEQNERAPDALYLRALAAIGVDVNYILTGEKMLSALTLEEKELLTGYRGLDSRGKAGVLGMIGGMASAQSGAAPSGSVSNEPSKYAINPVFHGDVGQTIYGDVTSPNTVNMPKKDKKK is encoded by the coding sequence ATGAGATCAATTGGTGAAATACTAAAAGAGGAACGCCAACGGCTGGGCATGAATCAGGATGATTTTGCTGCAGTGGGTGGACTAAAGCGGCGTGCCCAGACGCTCTATGAACAGAACGAGCGGGCGCCAGACGCTCTTTACTTGCGGGCGCTGGCAGCAATAGGGGTTGATGTAAATTACATACTGACAGGCGAAAAGATGCTTTCCGCTCTGACCTTGGAAGAAAAAGAATTGCTTACGGGCTATCGTGGTTTGGATAGTCGTGGAAAAGCGGGAGTGTTGGGGATGATTGGCGGAATGGCCTCAGCCCAGAGCGGGGCGGCGCCGAGTGGGAGCGTTTCGAACGAGCCGTCGAAGTACGCAATCAATCCTGTGTTCCACGGTGATGTTGGGCAGACGATTTACGGAGATGTGACATCTCCGAATACAGTCAATATGCCAAAGAAAGACAAAAAGAAGTAA